The Streptococcus toyakuensis genome has a window encoding:
- a CDS encoding peptide ABC transporter substrate-binding protein: MKSKKWLLGAGVTLSTAILLTACGKSEKNADAPKTFSYVYAVDPSSLDYSVTSKSSTSDVIGNVVDGLLENDKYGNLIPSLAEDWSVSKDGLTYTYKLRKGVKWYTSEGEEYAEVKAQDFVTGLKHAADGKSDGLSLVEKSIKGLEAYVSGETNDFSTVGVKALDDYTVEYTLNKPESFWNSKVTTATMLPVNEEFLNATGKDYGAPTPSSILYNGPYFLKSLISKSVIEYEKNPNYWDKDNVKIDNVKLTFYDGSDQESLIRSFTQGAYTTARLFPASSNFESTKKEYGDKIVYSPQEATSYYLTVNVNRQSYNKTAKTDESQKTSTKEALLNKNFRQAINFAFNRHAYTAQLNGEEGADKIIRNSLVPDNYVQVAGKTFGQLAQDELLKYGEQWKDVTLTDGKDTIYNPTKAKSAFEKAKSELQAKGVTFPIHLDVPVEQTDVVAVQQTNSLKQSIEETLGTENVIIDVLQMTDNEKESITSQAKVPTQKDYDLNGTGWGPDYQDPATYLNILDAKKGSALKHLGITKGKDPEVVAKVGLDEYKKLLDDAASETSNLDKRYKKYAKAQAWVTDSSLLIPVASSGGSPMVSRTVPFTKAYSQVGIKGDPFIFKGMELQNDIVTTKEYDAAFKKWQKEKLESNAQYQKDLEKHIK; the protein is encoded by the coding sequence ATGAAATCGAAAAAGTGGCTCTTAGGAGCAGGAGTGACCTTGAGTACAGCCATTCTTTTAACAGCTTGTGGGAAAAGTGAAAAGAATGCAGATGCTCCCAAAACATTCTCTTATGTTTATGCTGTTGATCCATCATCCTTGGATTATAGCGTTACAAGTAAAAGTTCAACTTCTGACGTAATAGGTAATGTCGTCGACGGTCTTTTAGAGAATGATAAATATGGGAATCTCATTCCTTCTCTAGCAGAGGATTGGTCAGTTTCTAAAGATGGCTTGACTTATACTTACAAACTACGTAAAGGTGTGAAGTGGTATACTTCAGAAGGAGAAGAGTATGCGGAAGTTAAAGCTCAGGATTTTGTCACCGGATTAAAGCATGCAGCAGACGGAAAATCCGATGGTCTTTCTTTGGTTGAGAAATCCATCAAAGGATTGGAGGCTTATGTTAGTGGTGAGACAAACGACTTCTCAACTGTAGGTGTGAAGGCTCTTGATGATTATACGGTAGAATATACCCTTAATAAACCGGAAAGTTTTTGGAACTCTAAAGTAACCACAGCAACCATGCTTCCTGTAAATGAAGAATTTTTGAATGCAACAGGCAAGGATTACGGAGCGCCAACTCCATCAAGTATTCTTTACAATGGCCCATATTTTTTGAAATCTTTGATTTCTAAATCTGTGATTGAATATGAAAAAAATCCTAACTATTGGGATAAGGACAATGTCAAAATTGATAATGTTAAATTGACATTCTATGATGGTTCAGATCAAGAATCCTTAATTCGTAGCTTTACACAAGGTGCCTATACCACTGCACGTCTTTTTCCAGCAAGCTCAAACTTTGAGTCAACTAAGAAAGAGTACGGAGATAAGATTGTCTATAGTCCACAAGAGGCAACAAGCTACTACCTCACTGTGAACGTAAACCGCCAGTCTTACAATAAAACAGCTAAAACAGATGAGTCACAAAAAACATCAACAAAAGAAGCTCTTCTCAATAAGAACTTCCGTCAAGCAATTAATTTTGCCTTCAATCGCCACGCCTATACAGCTCAATTAAACGGTGAAGAGGGTGCGGATAAGATTATTCGTAATAGTCTAGTGCCAGATAATTACGTTCAAGTAGCTGGGAAGACCTTCGGACAGTTGGCTCAGGATGAACTACTGAAATATGGAGAACAGTGGAAAGATGTGACTCTCACAGATGGTAAGGATACAATTTACAATCCAACAAAGGCCAAGTCTGCATTTGAAAAAGCGAAGTCAGAATTGCAAGCTAAGGGAGTGACTTTCCCGATTCATCTAGATGTGCCAGTAGAACAGACAGATGTAGTTGCGGTGCAACAAACCAATTCGCTAAAACAATCAATTGAAGAAACGCTTGGAACGGAGAATGTGATTATAGATGTTCTTCAAATGACAGATAATGAGAAGGAAAGTATTACTTCTCAAGCTAAAGTTCCAACCCAAAAAGATTATGATTTGAACGGAACAGGTTGGGGACCAGATTACCAAGATCCAGCAACCTATCTCAATATTTTAGATGCTAAGAAGGGTTCTGCCTTGAAACATCTAGGTATAACAAAGGGCAAGGATCCTGAAGTTGTGGCAAAAGTTGGCTTGGATGAATACAAGAAGCTCTTGGATGATGCGGCTTCTGAGACAAGTAATCTTGATAAACGATACAAAAAGTATGCTAAAGCACAGGCTTGGGTTACTGATAGTTCACTTCTTATTCCAGTTGCTTCTTCAGGGGGCTCTCCTATGGTTAGTCGTACTGTTCCATTTACCAAAGCTTATTCACAGGTCGGTATTAAGGGGGATCCATTTATTTTTAAAGGAATGGAACTTCAAAATGATATTGTGACAACTAAAGAGTATGATGCGGCCTTCAAAAAGTGGCAAAAGGAAAAACTGGAATCGAATGCTCAGTATCAAAAGGATTTAGAAAAGCACATAAAATAA
- a CDS encoding glycoside hydrolase family 13 protein, producing the protein MQEKWWHNAVVYQVYPKSFMDSNGDGIGDLPGITSKLDYLAKLGITAIWLSPVYDSPMDDNGYDIADYQAIAAIFGTMEDMDQLIAEAKKRDIRIIMDLVVNHTSDEHAWFVEACENPNSPERDYYIWRDEPNDLDSIFSGSAWEYDEKSGQYYLHFFSKKQPDLNWENEKLRQKIYEMMNFWIDKGIGGFRMDVIDMIGKIPDEKVVNNGPMLHPYLKEMNQATFGDQDLLTVGETWGATPEIAKLYSDPKGQELSMVFHFEHIGLQYQEGQPKWHYQKELNIAKLKEIFNKWQTELGVEDGWNSLFWNNHDLPRIVSIWGNDQEYREKSAKAFAILLHLMRGTPYIYQGEEIGMTNYPFETLDQVEDIESLNYAREALEKGVPMDEIMESIRVIGRDNARTPMQWDESKNAGFSTGQPWLAVTPNYQAINVQEALANPDSIFYTYQKLVQIRKENSWLIQADFELLDTVDKVFAYIRKDGDRRFLVLANLSNEEQDLTVEGNVKSVLIENTVAQEVFEKQSLAPWDAFCVEMTN; encoded by the coding sequence ATGCAAGAAAAATGGTGGCACAATGCCGTAGTCTATCAAGTTTATCCTAAGAGCTTTATGGATAGCAACGGAGATGGAATTGGCGATTTGCCAGGAATTACCAGTAAGTTAGACTATCTAGCCAAGTTAGGAATTACAGCGATTTGGCTTTCTCCAGTTTATGACAGTCCTATGGATGATAATGGCTATGATATTGCTGATTATCAAGCGATTGCGGCTATTTTCGGGACCATGGAGGATATGGACCAACTGATCGCAGAAGCTAAGAAACGTGATATTCGTATCATCATGGACTTGGTGGTCAATCATACCTCAGATGAACATGCTTGGTTTGTCGAGGCCTGTGAAAATCCTAACAGCCCTGAACGTGACTACTATATTTGGCGGGATGAACCCAATGATTTGGATTCTATCTTTAGTGGTTCTGCTTGGGAATACGATGAAAAGTCAGGTCAATACTATCTCCACTTTTTCAGTAAGAAACAGCCTGATCTCAACTGGGAAAATGAAAAACTTCGCCAGAAAATTTATGAGATGATGAACTTCTGGATTGATAAAGGCATTGGCGGTTTCCGTATGGATGTTATCGACATGATTGGGAAAATTCCTGATGAGAAAGTAGTCAATAATGGTCCTATGCTCCACCCTTATCTCAAGGAGATGAATCAGGCGACCTTTGGAGATCAGGATCTCTTGACAGTAGGGGAAACATGGGGAGCAACGCCAGAGATTGCCAAGCTCTACTCGGATCCAAAGGGGCAAGAATTGTCTATGGTCTTCCATTTTGAACATATCGGTCTTCAGTATCAGGAAGGTCAGCCTAAATGGCATTATCAAAAAGAGCTGAATATCGCTAAGTTAAAAGAAATTTTTAACAAATGGCAGACAGAATTAGGAGTTGAGGACGGTTGGAATTCGCTCTTCTGGAACAATCATGACCTTCCTCGTATCGTCTCAATCTGGGGAAATGACCAAGAATACCGCGAAAAATCTGCCAAAGCCTTTGCCATCTTGCTTCATCTCATGAGAGGAACTCCTTATATCTACCAAGGTGAGGAGATTGGGATGACCAACTATCCGTTTGAAACACTGGACCAAGTAGAAGATATTGAATCCCTCAACTATGCGCGTGAAGCTCTTGAAAAAGGTGTGCCGATGGACGAAATCATGGAAAGTATCCGTGTCATTGGACGTGACAATGCCCGTACCCCTATGCAATGGGACGAGAGCAAAAACGCTGGTTTCTCAACAGGTCAACCTTGGTTGGCAGTCACCCCAAACTATCAAGCAATCAACGTTCAAGAAGCACTGGCAAATCCAGATTCTATTTTCTATACCTATCAGAAACTGGTTCAAATCCGTAAGGAAAATAGCTGGCTGATTCAAGCTGATTTTGAATTGCTTGATACGGTTGATAAGGTCTTTGCCTATATCCGTAAGGACGGTGACCGTCGCTTCCTAGTTTTGGCTAACTTGTCCAATGAAGAGCAAGACTTGACCGTAGAAGGAAACGTCAAATCGGTTTTGATTGAAAACACCGTGGCTCAGGAAGTTTTTGAAAAACAAAGCTTAGCTCCATGGGATGCTTTCTGTGTGGAAATGACTAACTAA
- a CDS encoding DUF1846 domain-containing protein produces MKKQAFSSEQYLNLQRDHILERINQFDGKLYLEFGGKMLEDFHAARVLPGYEPDNKIKLLQELKEQVEVVIAINASNIEHSKARGDLGISYDQEVLRLIDKFNELGIFVGSVVITQYAGQPAADAFRNQLEKNGIDSYLHYPIKGYPTDMDHIISPEGMGKNDYIKTSRNLIVVTAPGPGSGKLATCMSNMYHDQINGIKSGYAKFETFPVWNLPLHHPVNLAYEAATADLDDVNMIDPFHLQTYGETTVNYNRDIEIFPVLKRMLERILGESPYSSPTDMGVNMVGFAITDNEAAIEASKQEIIRRYYQTVLDFKAEKIGEAAVKKIELLMNDLGITPADRKVAVAARQKAEETGGPALSLELPNGEIVTGKNSELFGPTAAALINAIKKSADIAKEVKLIEPEVVKPIQGLKIDHLGSRNPRLHSNEILIALAITATENPDAARAMEELGNLKGSEAHSTIILTDEDKNVLRKLGINVTFDPYYQYDRLYRK; encoded by the coding sequence ATGAAAAAACAAGCTTTTAGTTCTGAACAATATTTGAATCTACAGCGCGACCACATTTTGGAGCGTATTAACCAATTTGACGGCAAACTCTACTTGGAGTTTGGTGGCAAAATGTTAGAAGATTTCCACGCCGCTCGTGTCCTTCCTGGTTATGAGCCTGACAACAAAATCAAGCTCTTACAAGAATTGAAAGAGCAGGTTGAGGTTGTGATTGCTATTAATGCTAGCAATATCGAGCATTCCAAAGCACGTGGTGACTTGGGTATTTCTTATGACCAAGAAGTTCTTCGTTTGATTGACAAATTCAATGAATTAGGAATTTTTGTTGGCTCCGTTGTCATCACACAGTACGCTGGTCAACCAGCTGCAGATGCCTTCCGCAACCAACTTGAGAAAAACGGAATTGATTCTTATCTTCACTATCCAATCAAAGGATATCCGACAGATATGGATCATATCATTTCTCCAGAAGGAATGGGAAAAAATGACTACATCAAAACTAGTCGCAACTTGATTGTCGTAACTGCTCCTGGACCTGGTTCTGGAAAATTGGCAACTTGTATGTCAAATATGTACCATGACCAAATCAATGGTATCAAGTCTGGCTACGCTAAATTTGAAACCTTCCCAGTTTGGAATCTTCCCCTTCATCACCCAGTCAATTTGGCCTACGAGGCTGCTACAGCTGACCTTGATGATGTCAACATGATTGACCCTTTCCATCTCCAAACCTATGGAGAAACCACTGTCAACTACAACCGTGATATCGAAATTTTCCCAGTGCTCAAGCGCATGTTAGAACGCATTCTAGGTGAATCTCCATACTCTTCACCGACAGATATGGGGGTCAACATGGTTGGTTTCGCTATTACAGATAATGAGGCTGCTATCGAAGCTTCTAAACAAGAAATCATCCGCCGCTACTATCAAACGGTCCTTGATTTTAAAGCCGAAAAAATTGGCGAAGCTGCTGTCAAGAAAATTGAGTTACTTATGAATGACCTCGGTATCACACCAGCAGACCGTAAGGTTGCTGTTGCTGCACGCCAAAAAGCTGAAGAAACTGGCGGACCAGCCCTATCCCTTGAATTGCCAAATGGGGAAATCGTCACAGGTAAGAACTCAGAGCTCTTTGGCCCTACAGCCGCTGCTCTTATCAACGCCATCAAGAAATCAGCTGACATCGCTAAAGAAGTAAAACTAATCGAACCTGAAGTTGTCAAACCGATTCAAGGTCTTAAAATCGATCATCTGGGTAGCCGCAATCCACGCCTTCATTCAAATGAAATCCTGATTGCACTTGCTATCACAGCTACAGAAAATCCTGATGCTGCTCGTGCTATGGAAGAACTTGGCAACCTCAAAGGAAGCGAAGCCCACTCAACCATCATCTTAACCGATGAAGACAAGAATGTCCTTCGTAAACTAGGGATCAACGTAACCTTTGATCCTTACTACCAATACGACCGCTTGTATCGTAAATAA
- a CDS encoding S-ribosylhomocysteine lyase: MSKEVIVESFELDHTIVKAPYVRLIGEETGPKGDIISNYDIRLVQPNEDSIPTAGLHTIEHLLAKLIRTRIDGMIDCSPFGCRTGFHMIMWGRHTSAEIAAVIKDSLKEIAETTTWEDVPGTTIESCGNYKDHSLFSAKEWAKLILEQGISDDAFERHVI, encoded by the coding sequence ATGTCAAAAGAAGTTATTGTTGAAAGTTTTGAACTTGACCACACCATTGTTAAAGCACCCTATGTTCGCTTGATTGGGGAAGAAACAGGACCAAAGGGAGACATCATCTCCAATTATGACATTCGCTTAGTACAACCCAATGAAGACTCAATCCCTACCGCTGGTCTGCACACTATCGAGCACCTCTTAGCCAAACTCATCCGTACCCGCATTGACGGTATGATTGACTGTTCACCATTTGGTTGCCGCACAGGTTTCCACATGATTATGTGGGGGCGTCACACCAGTGCTGAAATCGCGGCCGTCATCAAGGATTCGCTCAAGGAAATCGCTGAGACTACTACTTGGGAAGATGTCCCTGGAACAACCATCGAATCTTGCGGAAACTACAAGGACCACAGCCTCTTTTCTGCTAAAGAATGGGCTAAACTCATTCTAGAACAAGGAATCTCTGACGATGCCTTTGAACGTCATGTCATCTAA
- a CDS encoding ATP-dependent Clp protease ATP-binding subunit produces the protein MNNNFNNFNNMDDLFNQLMGGMRGYSSENRRYLINGREVTPEEFAHYRATGQLPGNAEADGQMKQQSSGMKQDGVLAKLGRNLTAEAREGKLDPVIGRNKEIQETSEILSRRTKNNPVLVGDAGVGKTAVVEGLAQAIVNGDVPAAIKNKEIISIDISGLEAGTQYRGSFEENIQNLVNEVKEAGNIILFFDEIHQILGAGSTGDGQGSKGLADILKPALSRGELTVIGATTQDEYRNTILKNAALARRFNEVKVNAPSAEDTFKILQGIRDLYQQHHNVILPDEVLKAAVDYSVQYIPQRSLPDKAIDLVDVTAAHLAAQHPVTDVHAVEREIEVEKDKQEKAVEAEDFEAALNYKTRIAELEKKIENHTEDMKVTASVNDVAESVERMTGIPVSQMGATDIERLKDMGHRLQTKVIGQDKAVEAVAKAIRRNRAGFDEGNRPIGSFLFVGPTGVGKTELAKQLALDMFGTKDAIIRLDMSEYSDRTAVSKLIGTTAGYVGYDDNNNTLTERVRRNPYSIVLLDEIEKADPQVITLLLQVLDDGRLTDGQGNTVNFKNTVIIATSNAGFGYEANLTEDADKPELMDRLKPYFRPEFLNRFNAVIEFSHLSKEDLSKIVDLMLVEVNKTLSKKDIDLVVSQAAKDYITEEGYDEVMGVRPLRRVVEQEIRDKVTDFHLDHLDAKHLEADMEDGGLVIREKA, from the coding sequence ATGAACAACAACTTTAATAATTTTAACAACATGGATGATTTATTTAACCAATTGATGGGTGGTATGCGTGGATATAGTTCAGAAAACCGTCGTTACTTGATTAACGGCCGTGAAGTAACGCCTGAAGAGTTCGCTCACTATCGTGCAACGGGTCAATTGCCAGGAAATGCAGAAGCTGATGGACAAATGAAACAACAGTCTTCAGGTATGAAACAAGACGGTGTCCTTGCAAAACTAGGTCGAAACTTGACTGCAGAAGCACGTGAAGGTAAGTTAGATCCGGTTATTGGACGTAATAAAGAAATCCAAGAAACTTCTGAAATTCTTTCTCGTCGCACAAAGAATAATCCAGTTCTCGTCGGTGATGCTGGTGTTGGTAAAACTGCAGTAGTAGAAGGATTGGCCCAAGCTATCGTGAACGGCGACGTTCCTGCAGCAATCAAGAACAAAGAGATCATTTCTATTGATATTTCTGGACTTGAAGCTGGTACTCAATACCGTGGTAGCTTTGAAGAAAACATTCAAAACTTGGTAAACGAAGTCAAAGAAGCTGGAAATATTATCCTCTTCTTCGACGAAATTCACCAAATTCTCGGTGCTGGTAGCACAGGTGATGGTCAAGGGTCTAAAGGTCTTGCTGATATCTTGAAACCAGCTCTTTCACGTGGAGAATTGACAGTGATTGGCGCAACTACTCAAGATGAATACCGTAATACTATCTTGAAAAATGCAGCCCTTGCTCGTCGTTTCAACGAAGTGAAGGTTAATGCTCCATCAGCAGAGGATACTTTTAAAATCCTTCAAGGAATTCGTGATCTCTATCAACAACACCACAATGTTATTTTGCCAGATGAAGTCTTAAAAGCTGCCGTTGATTATTCTGTTCAGTATATTCCTCAACGTAGCTTGCCAGATAAGGCTATCGACCTTGTCGATGTTACGGCGGCTCACTTGGCAGCTCAGCATCCAGTAACAGATGTTCATGCTGTTGAACGTGAAATTGAGGTAGAAAAAGACAAGCAAGAAAAAGCAGTTGAGGCAGAAGATTTTGAAGCAGCTCTAAACTATAAAACACGCATTGCAGAATTGGAAAAGAAAATCGAAAACCATACAGAAGATATGAAAGTGACTGCAAGTGTCAACGATGTGGCTGAATCTGTAGAACGTATGACGGGTATTCCAGTATCTCAAATGGGGGCTACGGACATCGAACGTTTGAAAGATATGGGTCATCGTTTGCAGACGAAAGTTATTGGTCAAGATAAGGCCGTTGAAGCAGTAGCAAAAGCTATCCGTCGTAACCGTGCTGGTTTTGATGAAGGTAACCGTCCAATCGGTAGCTTCCTCTTTGTAGGTCCTACTGGTGTCGGTAAGACTGAGTTGGCTAAACAATTGGCTCTTGATATGTTCGGAACGAAAGATGCTATCATCCGTTTGGACATGTCAGAATACAGCGACCGCACAGCCGTATCTAAATTGATTGGTACAACTGCAGGTTATGTTGGTTACGATGACAACAACAATACCTTGACAGAACGCGTCCGTCGCAATCCATACTCAATCGTCCTTCTCGACGAAATTGAAAAGGCTGACCCTCAAGTCATCACCCTTCTCCTTCAAGTTTTGGATGATGGTCGTTTGACAGATGGTCAAGGTAACACTGTCAACTTCAAGAATACGGTGATAATCGCAACTTCAAACGCAGGCTTTGGTTACGAAGCTAACTTGACAGAAGATGCTGATAAACCAGAATTGATGGATCGTTTGAAACCTTACTTCCGTCCAGAATTCCTTAACCGTTTCAATGCTGTCATCGAATTCTCACACTTGAGCAAAGAAGATCTTTCTAAGATTGTAGACCTTATGTTGGTTGAAGTTAACAAGACGCTTTCTAAGAAAGACATTGACTTGGTAGTCAGTCAAGCAGCTAAGGACTATATCACAGAAGAAGGTTATGACGAAGTCATGGGTGTTCGTCCACTCCGTCGCGTGGTTGAACAAGAAATTCGGGATAAGGTGACAGACTTCCACTTGGATCACCTAGATGCTAAACATCTGGAAGCAGATATGGAAGATGGTGGTTTAGTTATTCGTGAAAAAGCCTAA
- the mraY gene encoding phospho-N-acetylmuramoyl-pentapeptide-transferase, producing the protein MFISISAGIVTFLLTLVGIPAFIQFYRKAQITGQQMHEDVKQHQAKAGTPTMGGLVFLIASVLVAFFLALFSNQLSNNVGMILFILVLYGLIGFLDDFLKVFRKINEGLNPKQKLALQLLGGVVFYLFYERGGDMLSVFGYQVHLGIFYIVFALFWLVGFSNAVNLTDGIDGLASISVVISLSAYGVIAYVQGQMDILLVILAMIGGLLGFFVFNHKPAKVFMGDVGSLALGGMLAAISMALHQEWTLLIIGIVYVFETTSVMMQVSYFKMTGGKRIFRMTPVHHHFELGGLSGKGNPWSEWKVDFFFWGVGLLASLLTLAILYLM; encoded by the coding sequence ATGTTTATTTCTATTAGTGCTGGAATTGTGACATTTTTACTAACTTTAGTAGGAATTCCGGCCTTTATCCAATTTTATAGAAAGGCGCAAATTACAGGCCAGCAGATGCATGAGGATGTTAAACAGCACCAGGCAAAAGCTGGGACTCCTACAATGGGAGGTTTGGTTTTCTTAATTGCTTCTGTTTTAGTTGCCTTCTTTCTTGCCCTATTTAGTAACCAACTCAGCAATAATGTGGGAATGATTTTGTTCATCTTGGTTCTTTATGGTTTAATCGGATTTTTAGATGACTTCCTCAAGGTCTTCCGCAAAATCAATGAGGGGCTAAATCCCAAGCAGAAATTGGCTCTTCAGCTCCTAGGTGGGGTCGTTTTCTACCTTTTCTATGAGCGCGGTGGCGATATGCTTTCAGTCTTTGGTTACCAAGTGCATCTAGGGATTTTCTATATTGTCTTCGCCCTTTTCTGGCTAGTTGGTTTTTCAAACGCAGTCAACTTGACTGACGGCATTGACGGTCTGGCTAGTATTTCAGTCGTGATTAGTTTGTCTGCCTATGGAGTTATTGCCTATGTGCAAGGTCAGATGGATATTCTTCTAGTGATTCTTGCCATGATTGGTGGTTTGCTTGGTTTCTTTGTCTTTAACCATAAGCCTGCTAAGGTCTTTATGGGGGATGTGGGAAGTTTAGCTCTCGGTGGAATGCTGGCAGCTATCTCTATGGCCCTCCACCAAGAATGGACTCTCTTGATTATCGGAATTGTTTATGTTTTTGAAACAACTTCAGTCATGATGCAAGTCAGTTATTTCAAAATGACTGGTGGCAAACGTATTTTCCGCATGACGCCTGTGCATCACCATTTTGAGCTTGGAGGATTGTCTGGTAAAGGAAATCCTTGGAGCGAGTGGAAGGTTGACTTCTTCTTTTGGGGAGTGGGACTTCTAGCAAGTCTCCTGACCCTAGCAATTTTGTATTTGATGTAA
- the pbp2X gene encoding penicillin-binding protein PBP2X, translating into MKQWKEKITRFAIKNRKSPAKNRRIVGKYLSFVAVALFGLFLANFAYIIAKGNIFGTDLVKEAKKVHQTTRTVPAKRGTIYDRNGVPIAEDATSYNVYAVIDKKYKSATGKILYVEDSQFNKVAEVFHKYLDMDEAYVKEQLAQPNLTQVSFGAKGNGITYANMMAIKKDLKDASVEGIDFTTSPNRSYPNGQFASSFIGLAQLHENEDGSKSLLGTSGMESSLNSILAGTDGIITYEKDRVGNIVPGTELVSQQTVDGKDVYTTLSSPLQSFMETQMDAFLEKLKGKYMTATLVSAKTGEILATTQRPTFNADTKEGITEDFVWRDILYQSNYEPGSGMKVMTLASSIDNNTFPSGEYFNSSKFKMADVTTRDWDVNEGLTTGGMMTFLQGFAHSSNVGMSLLEQKMGDATWLDYLKRFKFGVPTRFGLTDEYAGQLPADNIVSIAQSSFGQGISVTQTQMLRAFTAIANDGVMLEPKFISAIYDTNNQSVRKSQKEIVGNPVSKETASTTRNHMILVGTDPLYGTMYNHYTGKPIITVPGQNVAVKSGTAQIADEKNGGYLVGSTNYIFSVVTMNPAENPDFILYVTVQQPEHYSGIQLGEFATPILERASAMKESLNLQSPAKNLDKVTTESSYAMPSIKDISPGELAEALRRNIVQPIVVGTGTKIKETSVEEGTNLAPNQQVLLLSDKVEEIPDMYGWKKETAETFAKWLDIELEFEGSGSVVQKQDVRTNTAIKNIKKIKLTLGD; encoded by the coding sequence ATGAAACAGTGGAAAGAAAAAATAACCCGATTTGCGATCAAAAATCGTAAATCTCCAGCAAAAAACCGTAGGATAGTTGGTAAGTACCTCAGCTTTGTAGCGGTTGCCCTTTTTGGTCTCTTTTTGGCCAATTTTGCTTATATTATCGCGAAAGGTAATATATTTGGTACTGACTTAGTAAAAGAAGCTAAAAAGGTTCACCAAACAACCCGAACAGTTCCTGCCAAGCGTGGAACTATCTATGACCGAAATGGAGTGCCTATCGCTGAAGATGCGACCTCTTATAACGTGTATGCTGTTATTGATAAAAAATACAAGTCAGCAACGGGGAAAATTCTTTATGTAGAGGATTCGCAGTTTAATAAGGTAGCTGAAGTCTTCCATAAGTATTTAGACATGGATGAAGCTTATGTGAAAGAGCAATTAGCTCAACCAAATCTGACCCAAGTTTCCTTTGGTGCAAAAGGAAATGGGATTACCTATGCCAATATGATGGCGATTAAAAAAGATTTGAAAGATGCTAGTGTGGAAGGGATTGACTTTACAACTAGCCCTAACAGAAGTTATCCAAATGGACAATTTGCTTCTAGTTTTATCGGACTAGCTCAGCTCCATGAAAATGAAGATGGCAGCAAGAGTTTGCTGGGAACCTCTGGAATGGAGAGTTCCTTGAACAGTATTCTTGCAGGGACAGACGGTATTATTACCTATGAAAAAGACCGTGTAGGAAATATCGTACCAGGTACAGAACTGGTATCGCAACAAACTGTGGATGGCAAGGATGTTTATACAACATTGTCTAGTCCGCTACAATCTTTCATGGAAACTCAGATGGATGCCTTTCTAGAAAAATTAAAAGGTAAGTATATGACCGCGACCTTGGTCAGTGCAAAGACCGGTGAAATCCTCGCTACCACCCAACGACCTACCTTTAATGCAGATACTAAAGAAGGAATCACTGAGGACTTTGTTTGGCGTGATATTCTTTATCAAAGTAACTATGAACCAGGATCAGGCATGAAGGTTATGACGTTAGCTTCTTCTATTGATAATAATACCTTCCCAAGTGGAGAATACTTCAATAGCAGTAAATTTAAAATGGCGGATGTGACGACTCGAGATTGGGATGTTAATGAAGGTTTGACTACTGGTGGGATGATGACTTTCTTACAAGGTTTCGCTCACTCCAGTAATGTTGGAATGAGTCTACTTGAACAAAAAATGGGAGATGCTACTTGGTTGGATTATCTAAAACGCTTTAAATTTGGGGTTCCAACTCGCTTTGGCTTGACAGATGAATACGCTGGTCAACTTCCAGCTGATAATATTGTTAGTATTGCTCAAAGCTCATTTGGGCAAGGAATTTCAGTGACACAAACACAAATGCTTCGTGCCTTTACAGCTATTGCTAATGATGGAGTTATGCTGGAGCCAAAATTTATAAGTGCTATTTATGATACTAACAATCAGTCTGTACGTAAGTCACAAAAAGAAATAGTAGGAAATCCTGTTTCCAAAGAGACAGCAAGCACAACTCGAAATCACATGATCTTAGTTGGGACGGACCCTCTATATGGAACTATGTATAATCACTACACAGGAAAGCCAATTATAACAGTTCCTGGACAAAATGTAGCAGTTAAATCCGGTACGGCTCAAATCGCTGATGAGAAAAATGGAGGATACTTGGTTGGTTCTACCAATTATATTTTCTCAGTTGTGACTATGAATCCTGCTGAAAATCCTGATTTTATCTTGTATGTAACGGTTCAACAGCCTGAGCATTATTCAGGTATCCAGTTGGGAGAATTTGCCACCCCAATCTTGGAGCGGGCTTCAGCTATGAAAGAATCTCTCAATCTTCAATCTCCAGCCAAAAATTTAGATAAAGTTACGACAGAATCTTCTTATGCAATGCCTAGCATCAAGGATATTTCACCTGGTGAGTTGGCGGAAGCCTTACGCCGAAATATTGTGCAACCAATCGTTGTAGGTACTGGAACAAAGATTAAAGAGACTTCTGTAGAAGAAGGGACCAATCTTGCACCAAACCAACAAGTTCTCCTTTTATCGGATAAGGTAGAAGAAATTCCAGACATGTATGGCTGGAAAAAAGAGACTGCCGAGACCTTTGCTAAATGGTTGGATATTGAACTGGAATTTGAAGGTTCAGGTTCCGTTGTTCAGAAGCAAGATGTTCGGACTAATACAGCTATCAAAAACATTAAAAAAATTAAATTAACTTTAGGAGACTAA